In candidate division KSB1 bacterium, the following proteins share a genomic window:
- a CDS encoding S8 family serine peptidase, with protein sequence MASIEEDAALELIAPQEGRRGEHETLDSLHFALRLMRVPDVWAMGITGAGVLVSHCDAGVSGTHPALQSSWRGNFGYPWQQCWLDLAGSSTTPVAYNTHGTQTMSLICGMAPGDTVGVAWGARWISGALSLSGAETVASAIAAFQWLANPDGNVNTFDDVPRVCSNSWGIVPGSIPACYDVLNAAIDNLEAAGVAVVFAAGNENPVSGIRIPADRASNMTDGFAVGAWDYATGDVWAQSSRGPVVCSGDPALRIKPEVVAPGVNVRCAGSGSSYGYATGTSYSVAYSAGVLALMAEANPGLDPDSLKEILLYSAVDQGANGNDNNSGYGLIDALAAVQGAIYGVGWVAGTVTDDWGEPVPATFTILGYPQQFVTDAYGYFCFPMPAQIPLTWQIVLPSFNEFEATTVFLPGDTLWADVVLQPSNNGVLSGTVIDCGGLPAVGCTVELVNQPLQPVTTNLAGRFQFGLPAGVYDVTARNGFCADALVPAVQVIPGGIVDIEVVLPFNPSHMCGPPDSFGYIPCDSYDMGGPEYRWIECAPIAGGRGVVHNLQDDGCVQVLLPFPITYYGITRDRLYVHGNGFAHLNGTTMAAYINTNLPTTLGPAMFGLWDDFSDVYGGDICSWFDAGLGRFIVEFSHVPRYDSQDQFATFQIHVLNPEVYPTTTGNSIIEYFYDAVDVPESATVGIDLSGGSNSYSQYGANGVYPAHATPIESGLAVRMTPGAAVAGLAQLSVSNAPLVVDLPSGQAMDTALVLVNSGTLPVSYAVAVPGDSVAGSYVVSDSRAGGPPYSFTDISSIGANLAVVADDSIYFPYVLPWHFKLYDRCFDRVGICTNGFLTFTSAMAEYINQPLSLQKDPYYMLAPYWRDLNFPSGDQGRIYSYSDTANDRVIVQYQNVRWWESTNRQTFQIVLWHDGRIDFAYGTLNGPVNQCTVGLKGRNTAQIAQLAYNSTFLTNNCLLRFTPPTPSGVAFAEVRDLRIGVLPAGGSVSVPIRLTNNTLGFGALDCGVTVRCSEPDREFWSPSVVVQAAPSTIAAALVARAGLSGLTLNWARLNTPYYCIYSGTLDDSVLTTLVATVADTFFAITTLPSARQQFEVRMCDGPPVAGGPRLPGIPDAIVSKGVEVGRK encoded by the coding sequence GACCTGGCAGGCTCATCGACGACGCCCGTGGCTTACAATACCCACGGAACTCAGACGATGAGCCTGATTTGCGGAATGGCGCCGGGTGACACGGTAGGCGTGGCGTGGGGAGCGCGCTGGATCTCCGGCGCGCTCAGTTTGTCCGGAGCCGAGACGGTCGCCTCGGCGATTGCCGCGTTCCAGTGGTTGGCCAACCCCGATGGAAATGTAAATACGTTTGACGATGTTCCGCGCGTTTGTTCCAATTCGTGGGGAATTGTGCCGGGCTCGATTCCGGCATGTTATGACGTCTTGAATGCCGCTATTGACAATCTCGAAGCCGCCGGGGTCGCCGTCGTGTTCGCCGCCGGAAATGAGAATCCGGTGTCCGGAATCCGGATTCCAGCCGACCGGGCCAGCAACATGACCGACGGGTTTGCCGTCGGGGCATGGGACTACGCAACGGGTGACGTCTGGGCGCAATCGAGCCGCGGACCCGTGGTGTGTTCGGGAGATCCCGCCCTGAGAATCAAACCCGAAGTGGTGGCGCCGGGCGTAAACGTGCGCTGCGCCGGCAGTGGGTCGAGTTACGGCTACGCGACCGGGACCTCGTACAGCGTCGCATATTCGGCGGGCGTGTTGGCGCTGATGGCTGAGGCAAATCCGGGCCTCGATCCGGATTCGCTGAAGGAGATCCTCCTGTACTCCGCGGTCGATCAAGGTGCAAACGGAAATGACAACAACAGCGGATACGGGTTGATTGATGCCCTGGCCGCCGTGCAGGGAGCGATCTACGGAGTCGGTTGGGTGGCCGGCACCGTGACCGACGATTGGGGTGAACCGGTCCCGGCGACCTTCACGATTCTGGGTTATCCGCAGCAATTCGTGACGGATGCCTATGGTTATTTCTGTTTCCCGATGCCGGCTCAGATTCCGCTCACTTGGCAGATCGTCCTTCCGTCGTTCAATGAATTTGAGGCGACGACCGTGTTCTTGCCGGGTGACACGCTGTGGGCGGATGTGGTTCTGCAACCCAGCAACAATGGCGTGCTGAGCGGAACCGTGATCGACTGCGGAGGACTGCCGGCCGTGGGGTGCACCGTCGAATTGGTGAATCAGCCGCTGCAGCCGGTGACGACCAACCTGGCGGGGCGATTCCAATTCGGGTTGCCCGCCGGCGTGTATGACGTCACGGCCCGCAACGGATTTTGCGCGGACGCGCTGGTGCCCGCGGTCCAAGTGATTCCCGGCGGCATTGTGGATATTGAGGTGGTGCTGCCATTCAATCCATCGCACATGTGCGGTCCGCCGGACAGCTTCGGCTATATTCCGTGCGACTCGTATGACATGGGCGGCCCGGAGTATCGCTGGATCGAGTGCGCTCCGATCGCCGGCGGACGCGGCGTGGTGCACAATCTTCAGGATGACGGTTGCGTGCAAGTCCTGCTGCCGTTTCCGATTACCTACTACGGAATCACGCGAGATCGGCTGTACGTCCATGGCAACGGCTTCGCGCATCTGAACGGTACGACGATGGCGGCATATATCAACACGAATCTGCCGACCACGTTGGGACCGGCCATGTTCGGATTGTGGGATGACTTCAGCGACGTTTACGGCGGCGATATCTGCTCGTGGTTCGACGCCGGACTGGGGCGGTTCATCGTCGAGTTCTCGCATGTCCCGCGCTATGATTCGCAGGATCAGTTTGCCACGTTTCAAATTCATGTGCTGAACCCGGAAGTTTATCCGACAACGACCGGAAACTCGATCATCGAGTATTTTTATGACGCCGTGGATGTCCCGGAGTCCGCGACCGTCGGCATCGACTTGTCCGGCGGTTCCAACAGCTACTCGCAATACGGAGCGAACGGAGTCTATCCGGCGCATGCCACGCCGATCGAAAGCGGTCTCGCGGTGCGGATGACTCCCGGTGCAGCCGTGGCGGGGTTGGCACAGTTGAGCGTGAGCAATGCACCGCTGGTGGTCGATTTGCCGTCGGGCCAGGCCATGGACACCGCGCTGGTGTTGGTCAATTCGGGTACGCTGCCGGTTTCCTATGCGGTCGCGGTACCGGGGGATTCGGTGGCCGGGAGCTATGTAGTCAGCGACTCGCGCGCCGGAGGCCCTCCGTACTCGTTCACCGACATCTCGAGCATTGGGGCGAATCTGGCCGTGGTCGCCGATGATTCGATCTACTTCCCGTATGTACTGCCTTGGCACTTCAAACTGTACGACCGGTGTTTCGACCGGGTGGGGATTTGCACGAACGGATTTCTGACGTTTACCTCAGCGATGGCGGAGTATATCAACCAGCCGTTGAGCCTGCAGAAAGATCCTTACTATATGCTGGCGCCGTACTGGCGTGATCTGAACTTCCCCAGCGGCGATCAGGGGCGGATCTATTCCTATTCTGACACCGCGAATGATCGCGTGATCGTGCAGTACCAGAATGTGCGCTGGTGGGAGTCCACCAACCGGCAGACGTTCCAGATTGTGCTTTGGCATGACGGTCGGATCGACTTCGCGTACGGCACGTTGAACGGGCCGGTGAATCAGTGCACGGTGGGACTGAAAGGCCGGAATACGGCGCAAATCGCGCAGTTGGCGTACAACTCCACGTTCCTGACCAACAACTGCCTGTTGCGCTTTACGCCGCCGACGCCGAGTGGAGTTGCCTTTGCCGAGGTGCGCGATCTCCGGATCGGAGTCCTTCCCGCCGGCGGCAGCGTCAGTGTGCCGATCCGGCTGACCAATAACACGCTTGGCTTTGGCGCGCTGGACTGCGGTGTGACCGTGCGTTGCTCGGAACCCGACCGAGAATTCTGGTCGCCAAGCGTTGTTGTGCAGGCGGCCCCGAGCACCATTGCGGCGGCGCTCGTGGCGAGGGCCGGCCTCAGCGGATTGACGCTAAATTGGGCGCGCTTGAACACGCCGTATTATTGCATCTATAGCGGGACATTGGACGATAGTGTCTTAACGACGCTTGTCGCCACGGTTGCCGACACGTTCTTCGCCATAACGACACTGCCATCCGCGCGGCAGCAATTCGAAGTACGCATGTGCGATGGCCCGCCGGTCGCGGGCGGGCCGAGGCTGCCGGGGATCCCAGATGCCATTGTGTCGAAAGGGGTTGAGGTCGGGCGGAAGTAG
- a CDS encoding S8 family serine peptidase — translation MNLRRTWIWLVGLFCILQSVSVALADVNKLAVDLSDAFELTPGAKQSMIVYLADRVDVAALDAALCAQHRPRVEHHRIVVSELQRTAERSQGPVRDVLNEMQAAGEVDGYKAFWIVNAFVVYGSEQAAQVLTDRSDVDYVELNFEVELIDPIRGEPRELLDSDANTPPIGIRALNAPRVWYELGVTGAGALVANCDTGVEGVHPALSGRWRGNFAPAAQCWRAPVSGSSTPVDNDQHGTHVMGTICGATNGGTGDTTGVAPGALWIADDAIGGGTGSVFDNNVIDAYQWMADPDGNINTVNDVPDVCQNSWGVNGSFSGYSDCDNRWNAAIQGLEAATCVVTFSAGNEGPSAASHRSPANVAMDSVTFFSIGAADLTSDTLQPYTMASFSSRGPSDCNGSIKPEVIAPGVSVYSSIPGSTYSSAFSGTSMAGPHVAGIVGLMRSANPDVDVRTIKSIIMRTAHDQDAAGKDNTSGWGFVDAYAAVLQVISGYGRIAGVIRDESTLNPLQAQVEIVGGAQLTNSNGSGAYVLVVPGDSTYTVRYSLYGYVSQDVQLTVAANDTTVHDVLLHPRPVVYLLNENFDSGAPGWSHSASAGWSDQWHVSTERAQSAPNSYKCGDPGTGTYGVRDDALLVSPVIPALPAEARLRFSYQIESELSGAYPDSAYDGGVLELSMNGGAFAALAPVGGYPKTFRILAGGGNPVTGPLAGRPCWAGSQTTWRIVEVDLSAYVDRDVQLRWRFGSDAGTGLEGWYVDDVVVSAFGPETLAPVANLVVSVSGNDLRLFWENAGSAAYRIYSDVNLDGGYLTFVDQTADTTYTVVNGWSAQNELFYIVRSWNGVNLGPLPRGGVLAR, via the coding sequence ATGAACTTGCGTAGAACTTGGATCTGGCTGGTTGGACTATTTTGCATATTGCAGAGCGTGAGTGTCGCCCTTGCGGATGTGAACAAGCTCGCGGTGGACTTGAGCGATGCGTTCGAGCTGACGCCGGGCGCGAAACAGTCGATGATTGTGTATTTGGCGGACCGGGTGGACGTGGCCGCGCTGGATGCGGCGTTGTGCGCACAGCACCGCCCGCGCGTCGAGCACCATCGAATTGTCGTCAGCGAACTGCAGCGGACGGCGGAACGCAGTCAGGGACCCGTGCGGGACGTCTTGAATGAAATGCAGGCGGCGGGGGAGGTTGACGGATACAAGGCATTCTGGATTGTCAACGCGTTTGTGGTTTATGGGAGCGAGCAAGCGGCACAGGTGTTGACTGATCGCAGTGACGTGGACTATGTGGAACTGAACTTTGAAGTCGAGTTGATCGATCCGATCCGCGGTGAACCGCGGGAGTTGCTCGACAGCGATGCCAATACGCCGCCGATCGGAATCCGGGCCCTGAACGCTCCGCGAGTGTGGTACGAATTGGGCGTGACGGGCGCGGGTGCGCTGGTCGCGAATTGTGACACCGGAGTCGAAGGTGTGCATCCGGCGTTGAGCGGCCGCTGGCGCGGGAATTTCGCGCCGGCCGCGCAGTGCTGGCGTGCACCGGTCTCCGGGTCATCCACACCGGTGGACAATGATCAGCACGGCACGCATGTCATGGGAACGATTTGCGGCGCCACGAACGGTGGAACGGGCGACACGACGGGTGTGGCGCCGGGCGCGCTGTGGATCGCCGACGATGCGATCGGCGGCGGAACGGGAAGCGTATTCGATAACAATGTGATCGACGCTTATCAGTGGATGGCCGATCCGGACGGCAACATCAATACCGTCAACGATGTGCCGGACGTCTGTCAAAACAGTTGGGGAGTGAACGGCAGCTTTTCCGGCTACTCGGATTGTGACAACCGCTGGAATGCGGCGATACAAGGCTTGGAAGCGGCGACGTGCGTGGTGACGTTCTCGGCGGGCAATGAAGGGCCGAGTGCCGCTTCTCACCGCAGCCCGGCGAACGTGGCCATGGACAGCGTGACGTTCTTCTCGATCGGCGCGGCGGACCTGACGAGCGACACGCTCCAGCCCTATACAATGGCTAGTTTCTCCTCGCGCGGACCGTCCGATTGCAACGGGTCGATCAAACCGGAAGTGATCGCGCCGGGCGTGAGCGTGTATTCTTCGATTCCGGGCAGCACGTACTCCAGCGCGTTCAGCGGCACGTCGATGGCCGGGCCGCACGTGGCGGGTATTGTGGGACTTATGAGATCCGCGAATCCGGACGTCGATGTGCGGACGATTAAGTCGATCATCATGCGCACCGCACATGACCAGGACGCGGCGGGAAAAGATAATACGTCGGGCTGGGGGTTTGTCGATGCCTACGCGGCGGTGTTGCAAGTCATTTCCGGATACGGCCGGATCGCCGGCGTCATTCGTGACGAGAGCACGCTGAATCCGTTGCAGGCTCAGGTCGAAATCGTGGGCGGTGCGCAGTTGACGAACTCCAACGGCAGCGGCGCCTACGTGCTGGTCGTGCCGGGGGATTCGACCTACACCGTGCGTTATTCGCTTTACGGCTATGTATCGCAGGACGTGCAGCTGACCGTTGCCGCCAATGATACGACGGTGCACGATGTGCTGTTGCATCCGCGGCCGGTGGTGTACTTGTTGAACGAGAACTTCGATTCCGGCGCGCCGGGCTGGTCACACAGCGCGAGTGCCGGCTGGAGTGACCAGTGGCACGTCTCCACGGAGCGCGCGCAGAGCGCACCGAATTCGTACAAGTGCGGTGACCCGGGAACGGGAACGTACGGGGTGCGCGATGATGCACTCTTGGTCTCGCCGGTGATCCCGGCGCTGCCCGCGGAGGCGCGGTTGAGATTCTCGTATCAGATCGAATCGGAGCTGTCGGGCGCGTATCCGGATTCGGCTTATGACGGCGGAGTGCTGGAACTCTCGATGAACGGCGGTGCGTTCGCGGCACTCGCGCCAGTGGGCGGTTACCCGAAGACCTTCCGGATTCTCGCGGGCGGCGGTAATCCGGTGACGGGACCGCTGGCCGGGCGTCCGTGCTGGGCGGGAAGCCAGACCACGTGGAGAATCGTGGAGGTCGATTTGAGCGCGTACGTTGACCGGGATGTTCAGCTTCGTTGGAGATTCGGTTCTGATGCGGGAACCGGATTGGAAGGATGGTATGTCGATGACGTGGTCGTGTCGGCGTTTGGCCCGGAGACACTGGCGCCGGTGGCCAATCTCGTGGTGTCCGTTTCCGGCAACGATCTGAGACTGTTTTGGGAGAACGCGGGGAGCGCGGCGTATCGCATTTACAGCGACGTGAACTTGGACGGCGGGTACTTGACGTTCGTGGATCAAACCGCGGACACGACCTACACAGTGGTAAACGGCTGGAGCGCTCAGAATGAGTTGTTCTACATCGTGCGGTCGTGGAACGGAGTGAATCTGGGACCGCTGCCGCGCGGCGGCGTGCTCGCACGATGA